From the Phyllobacterium sp. T1293 genome, the window CACCGAAGCGAATGTTAGAATCAAAGGACCACTCGAATCTCTAAGGTTTTCAGTGGAACTTTAAATTTGACATTTGCTTCGTGCGTGACGTCGCCAAGGATGCAAATGTCAAATTCGTTTCACTGGAATAGCGAATGAAGATGACAAGGAAAATCCCCATTGAGACGATTTGTCGATCAAAACAGAAAAAAGGCCGTCAGAGACGACCTTTTTCCATAATAGACGGTCCAGCCATCACAAGGACAGGCTACGCCGCCTTGTAATAGGAAGCAGAGAGGTCGCGCGCCTTGCGTCCGTCATTCTCCGTCAATTCCTTGATTGTATGGGTCGGCGCCTGTTCCAGCTGGGGCCGCGTGAACGGCACGACATATCCATCATTATTGGTGTCATAATCCAGCATGGACCACGGAACGGCATGGTATTTTTCGCCAATTCCGAGGAAACCGCCGAAGCCAACAACGGCAAACATGATTCCATCGGCTGATTTGTCCAGCATCACGTCTTCAATTTCACCGATCTTTTCACCGGTTGTATTGTAGACATTCGTGCCGATGACGCGTGTGGCACGGATCGCTGTTGTATGACCTGAATTGGTTGGCATTTGCTCACTCCTTTTCTGTTGTCACTGAAAGGGGAATGAACAAAGCCGCCCAT encodes:
- a CDS encoding PRC-barrel domain-containing protein; its protein translation is MPTNSGHTTAIRATRVIGTNVYNTTGEKIGEIEDVMLDKSADGIMFAVVGFGGFLGIGEKYHAVPWSMLDYDTNNDGYVVPFTRPQLEQAPTHTIKELTENDGRKARDLSASYYKAA